A single Crateriforma conspicua DNA region contains:
- a CDS encoding DUF502 domain-containing protein, protein MREHVERQFGFLRSTAIGGIVFLLPLIVVGYLLGQVGSIVYWIAQFLNETFEIRTVHGYTVLLMAAIAVLIILCFSAGVAAQLAIGKKFSGIVEKHLIMIFPRYSIYKDQVAGGIGGELGRDRMKPVLIDHMGIYRPGLEIERSDDGRVTVYFPGSPDPWSGTFGFLKSEQVTNIDVDLGEFLATFERLGRDSYPLLRDAWKASQAGQTESTESTA, encoded by the coding sequence ATGCGTGAACATGTCGAACGACAGTTCGGATTTTTGCGGTCAACGGCGATCGGCGGCATCGTTTTCTTGTTGCCTTTGATCGTCGTGGGATATCTACTCGGCCAAGTCGGATCGATCGTCTACTGGATCGCTCAGTTCCTGAACGAGACCTTCGAAATCCGCACGGTCCACGGTTACACCGTGCTGCTGATGGCCGCCATCGCGGTGCTGATCATCCTGTGCTTTAGCGCCGGCGTCGCCGCACAGTTGGCCATCGGCAAGAAATTCAGCGGGATCGTGGAAAAGCATCTGATCATGATCTTTCCGCGATACTCCATTTACAAAGACCAGGTCGCCGGTGGCATCGGCGGCGAACTGGGACGCGATCGCATGAAGCCCGTGCTGATCGATCACATGGGCATCTATCGACCGGGGCTGGAAATCGAACGCAGTGACGATGGTCGTGTCACCGTCTATTTCCCCGGGTCGCCGGATCCGTGGAGCGGGACCTTCGGCTTCCTGAAATCGGAACAGGTCACCAATATCGACGTCGACCTGGGCGAATTCCTGGCCACCTTCGAACGCCTGGGACGTGACAGCTATCCGCTGCTTCGTGATGCTTGGAAAGCCAGCCAAGCGGGTCAAACCGAATCAACCGAATCAACTGCCTGA
- a CDS encoding Gfo/Idh/MocA family protein produces the protein MTDLPRRDFIRSAAGTTAAVGAMAVPKVYGQATNDTLQVALIGCGGRGTGAASNALRVGNGPTKLVAMADVFENRLEISLSALNNEFRETPDKVDVPKDRRHVGFDAYEKALDALNPGDIAVFATPLAFRWVHFQKAIEKGLHVFMEKPLIADGPSAKRMLELSKKADEKNLKCAVGLMIRHCRGRQQLHQRIQDGEIGDIIAMRAYRMQGVIGSCFSTKKPEHKSEVEWQIERFHSFLWASGGSFSDFYIHQIDETSWMKNAFPIKAHAVGGRHYRHNEDGELYVDQNFDTYSVEYTYPDGTKLFFDGRNMLGCQNEMSSVVHGTKGSAFVSKFGHSPRGVSSYKDQEQNRRQRIWEYDTPKLSPYDLEWEDFVDAIVNDKPYNEVPRGVEASLVTSMGRMAAHTGQEITIEQMRECPQMFAPDADKMTMDGPAPVMPDADGLYPIPKPGINKKFEYVIEA, from the coding sequence ATGACCGATCTGCCCCGTCGTGATTTCATTCGCAGTGCCGCCGGAACCACCGCCGCCGTCGGCGCGATGGCTGTTCCCAAGGTTTATGGCCAAGCCACCAATGACACCCTTCAAGTGGCGCTGATCGGTTGCGGTGGACGCGGTACCGGCGCGGCCAGCAACGCGCTGCGTGTCGGAAACGGCCCGACCAAGTTGGTCGCGATGGCGGACGTCTTTGAAAACCGCTTGGAAATCAGCCTTTCGGCACTGAACAATGAGTTCCGCGAAACGCCCGACAAGGTCGACGTGCCCAAGGATCGTCGACACGTCGGTTTCGACGCTTACGAAAAAGCACTGGACGCATTGAACCCCGGCGACATCGCCGTGTTCGCCACCCCGCTGGCGTTCCGCTGGGTCCACTTCCAGAAAGCGATCGAAAAGGGCCTCCACGTTTTCATGGAAAAGCCGTTGATCGCCGACGGCCCCAGCGCCAAACGCATGCTGGAACTGTCAAAGAAAGCCGACGAGAAAAACCTGAAGTGCGCGGTCGGCCTGATGATTCGCCACTGCCGTGGTCGCCAACAATTGCATCAACGCATCCAAGACGGCGAAATCGGTGACATCATCGCGATGCGTGCTTACCGAATGCAGGGCGTCATCGGATCGTGCTTCTCCACAAAGAAACCCGAACACAAATCCGAAGTCGAATGGCAAATCGAACGCTTCCACAGTTTCCTGTGGGCCAGCGGCGGCAGCTTCAGCGATTTCTATATTCACCAGATTGATGAAACGTCATGGATGAAGAACGCGTTTCCGATCAAGGCCCACGCCGTCGGCGGACGTCACTACCGTCACAACGAAGACGGCGAACTGTACGTCGACCAAAACTTTGACACCTATTCGGTCGAATACACCTATCCCGACGGCACCAAACTGTTCTTCGACGGCCGCAACATGCTGGGTTGCCAAAACGAAATGTCCAGCGTGGTTCACGGCACCAAGGGATCGGCGTTTGTCAGCAAATTCGGTCACTCACCACGCGGCGTCAGTTCGTACAAGGATCAAGAACAGAATCGCCGCCAACGCATCTGGGAATACGACACTCCGAAACTGAGCCCGTACGATTTGGAGTGGGAAGATTTTGTCGATGCGATCGTCAACGACAAGCCATACAACGAAGTCCCACGCGGCGTCGAAGCCAGCTTGGTGACCAGCATGGGACGCATGGCGGCACACACCGGCCAAGAAATCACCATCGAACAAATGCGTGAATGTCCGCAGATGTTTGCTCCCGATGCGGACAAGATGACGATGGACGGCCCGGCGCCCGTCATGCCCGATGCCGACGGCTTGTATCCGATTCCCAAGCCGGGAATCAACAAGAAATTCGAATACGTGATCGAAGCCTAA
- a CDS encoding formylglycine-generating enzyme family protein, whose translation MTKIHQQIVEASGEVSQDDFKNYRQTIPRTGVEFEMVAVPGGSFTMGSPEDEEDREDNEGPQQQVTVSPFWMGKCEVTWDEYEPYMITQAPRDKNGARKDYDPATDDIVDGVSQPTPPYTEMSFGMGQTGYPAISMTQHAANKYCQWLSAQTGHFYRLPTEAEWEYACRAGTTGPYSFDADAMEDHAWFYDNSDDKYQQVGQLKPNPFGLHDMHGNVMEWTADQYEDDYFDRIADNTTDPIVRPIKLYPRSVRGGSWYDDPEQLRSAYRRGSDPSWKDQDPQLPRSIWYHTDALWVGFRVVRPMQVPDVKTMDAFWNSATDAR comes from the coding sequence TTGACCAAGATTCACCAACAAATTGTGGAAGCGTCGGGCGAGGTCAGCCAAGACGACTTCAAAAACTACCGTCAAACCATCCCTCGCACCGGAGTCGAGTTTGAGATGGTGGCGGTCCCCGGCGGCAGCTTTACGATGGGCAGTCCCGAAGACGAGGAAGACCGCGAAGACAACGAGGGCCCCCAGCAACAGGTCACCGTGTCACCGTTTTGGATGGGCAAGTGCGAAGTGACTTGGGACGAATACGAACCGTACATGATCACGCAAGCACCGCGTGACAAAAATGGTGCCCGCAAGGACTACGACCCGGCCACCGACGACATCGTCGATGGCGTCAGCCAACCGACACCGCCGTACACCGAAATGAGTTTCGGCATGGGGCAAACCGGTTACCCCGCGATCAGCATGACCCAGCACGCGGCCAACAAGTATTGCCAATGGTTGAGCGCCCAGACGGGTCACTTTTATCGGCTGCCCACCGAAGCCGAATGGGAATACGCCTGTCGCGCCGGAACCACCGGCCCCTATTCGTTTGATGCCGACGCGATGGAAGACCATGCGTGGTTCTATGACAACAGCGATGATAAGTATCAACAGGTCGGCCAACTGAAACCCAATCCGTTCGGCCTGCATGACATGCACGGCAACGTCATGGAATGGACCGCCGACCAATACGAAGACGATTACTTTGATCGCATCGCGGACAACACCACCGATCCGATCGTGCGGCCGATCAAGCTGTATCCCCGCAGTGTGCGTGGCGGCAGCTGGTACGACGATCCCGAGCAATTGCGATCCGCCTATCGCCGCGGCAGCGATCCGTCCTGGAAAGACCAAGACCCACAATTGCCCCGCAGCATCTGGTACCACACCGACGCCCTATGGGTCGGGTTCCGTGTCGTTCGTCCGATGCAGGTCCCCGACGTCAAAACAATGGACGCGTTTTGGAACAGCGCGACCGATGCCCGCTAG
- a CDS encoding sulfatase family protein, whose protein sequence is MGLQRVAGWVKPVCVVFGMVLCIGAASVVPAERPNIVFIFTDDHCQQALSAYDDSRTATPNLDRIAKGGMRFDRCYVTNSICGPSRAVIQTGKYSHLNGFKTNRDTFNGDQQTFPKLLQAVGYQTAVIGKWHLKSTPQGYDYYDVLQGQGPYYNPPMLTAGPDGQPVKREHTGYTTDIITEKTVRWLKEARDPDRPFMVMFQHKAPHRNWMPGPKYLNWLDDVTIPEPETMWDDYSGRTQSAAAQAMTMARHLNDRDLKLTGSGILNAQQRQAWDAAYGPKNKAFLKARESMTEKEIVQWKYQRYVKDYLRCVRSVDDGVGVVLDYLDEAGLADNTVVIYSSDQGWYLGEHGWFDKRWMYEESLKTPLMIRWPGVTQAGSTNDDIVSNLDFAETFLDLAGVPVPDEMQGRSLVPLLRGQTPADWRKDFYYHYYENPGAHDVARHCGVTDGRYKLIHFYALEGKPIDDWELFDLQKDPNELTSVADDPAYAEIRSRMTERLTQMQEMYQVPGDTIQPVKRRRARN, encoded by the coding sequence ATGGGATTGCAACGAGTTGCCGGGTGGGTGAAACCGGTGTGCGTGGTCTTTGGGATGGTCTTGTGCATCGGGGCCGCGTCGGTCGTCCCTGCCGAACGTCCCAACATCGTCTTCATCTTTACCGACGACCACTGCCAACAGGCGTTGAGTGCGTATGACGATTCGCGGACCGCAACGCCGAATTTGGACCGAATCGCCAAAGGCGGCATGCGTTTCGATCGTTGCTATGTCACGAATTCGATTTGTGGTCCCAGTCGGGCGGTGATCCAAACGGGCAAGTACAGCCATCTGAACGGATTCAAGACCAACCGCGACACGTTCAACGGCGACCAGCAAACGTTCCCCAAGCTGCTGCAGGCGGTCGGGTATCAAACGGCGGTGATCGGCAAATGGCACCTGAAGTCCACGCCACAAGGATACGACTATTACGATGTGCTTCAGGGACAAGGGCCGTATTACAATCCGCCGATGTTGACCGCCGGGCCGGATGGTCAGCCCGTCAAGCGTGAACACACCGGTTACACCACCGACATCATCACCGAAAAAACGGTCCGCTGGTTGAAGGAAGCTCGTGATCCCGATCGTCCGTTCATGGTCATGTTCCAGCACAAGGCACCCCACCGAAACTGGATGCCGGGACCGAAGTATTTGAATTGGCTGGATGACGTTACGATTCCGGAACCAGAAACGATGTGGGACGATTATTCGGGGCGGACCCAATCCGCCGCTGCTCAGGCGATGACCATGGCTCGTCACCTGAATGATCGCGATTTGAAATTGACCGGGTCAGGCATCTTGAACGCCCAGCAGCGACAAGCTTGGGACGCGGCGTACGGGCCCAAGAACAAGGCCTTCTTGAAGGCCCGTGAATCGATGACCGAAAAGGAAATCGTGCAGTGGAAGTACCAGCGTTACGTCAAGGATTACTTGCGATGCGTTCGCAGCGTCGATGATGGCGTGGGTGTGGTGCTGGACTACTTGGATGAAGCCGGTTTGGCTGACAACACGGTCGTTATCTATAGCAGCGACCAAGGATGGTATTTGGGCGAACACGGATGGTTCGACAAACGCTGGATGTACGAAGAATCGCTGAAAACGCCGCTGATGATTCGTTGGCCCGGCGTGACCCAGGCGGGCAGCACCAATGACGACATCGTCAGCAATCTGGACTTTGCCGAAACCTTCCTGGACTTGGCCGGTGTGCCGGTGCCCGATGAGATGCAGGGCCGGTCATTGGTGCCGCTGTTGCGTGGTCAAACGCCGGCGGATTGGCGAAAGGACTTCTATTACCACTATTACGAAAACCCCGGGGCGCATGACGTGGCTCGGCACTGCGGTGTGACCGACGGCCGGTACAAGCTGATTCACTTTTATGCGTTGGAAGGCAAACCGATCGACGACTGGGAACTGTTTGATCTGCAAAAAGATCCGAACGAACTGACCAGCGTCGCCGATGACCCCGCGTACGCCGAGATTCGCAGCCGAATGACCGAGCGGTTGACGCAGATGCAGGAAATGTATCAAGTTCCCGGAGACACGATCCAACCGGTCAAGCGTCGCAGGGCGCGAAACTGA
- a CDS encoding D-2-hydroxyacid dehydrogenase: protein MKIVVTDAHTANPGDLSWDALSNMGDVQVYPRTAADEIIPRCQDADVVLTNKVPLNAETLAALPRLRYIGVTATGTNIIDMEAASQRGIVVTNVPDYSSRSVAQHVFAMVLELANQVGRHNDAVQDGQWQRCPDFSFTTGPLIELAGLSMGIIGFGSIGRCTATIARALGMNILAYSRTPPNPDPNDPDAFTPVGLDDLLAQSDVVSLHCPLTPQTHHLINAQRLSTMKSSAWLVNTSRGPVIDEEALASALRNGVIGAAALDVLDSEPMKADHPLMGLDRCIITPHVAWATVQARRRLIDTVTDNVRQWIHGDAVNVVN from the coding sequence ATGAAGATTGTCGTAACTGATGCGCACACCGCGAACCCCGGTGACCTTTCTTGGGACGCACTGTCGAACATGGGTGATGTGCAGGTTTATCCACGCACCGCCGCCGATGAAATCATTCCGCGTTGCCAAGACGCCGATGTGGTGCTGACCAACAAAGTGCCACTGAATGCCGAGACATTGGCGGCGTTGCCACGACTGCGATACATCGGCGTCACCGCGACGGGAACGAACATCATTGACATGGAAGCCGCGTCGCAGCGTGGCATCGTGGTGACCAACGTTCCGGATTACAGTTCCCGTTCGGTTGCCCAGCACGTCTTTGCCATGGTGCTGGAACTGGCCAACCAAGTCGGCCGGCACAACGATGCGGTTCAAGACGGGCAATGGCAACGCTGTCCGGACTTCAGCTTCACGACCGGCCCGCTGATCGAATTGGCGGGATTATCGATGGGCATCATCGGGTTTGGTTCGATCGGACGATGTACCGCCACGATCGCCCGGGCGTTGGGAATGAATATCTTGGCGTATTCTCGCACGCCGCCGAATCCGGATCCCAACGATCCCGATGCGTTCACGCCGGTGGGATTGGATGATTTGCTGGCGCAAAGCGATGTCGTTTCGCTGCATTGTCCGCTGACGCCACAGACGCATCATTTGATCAACGCACAACGGTTGTCGACGATGAAGTCGTCGGCGTGGTTGGTCAACACATCGCGGGGACCGGTGATCGACGAAGAAGCGTTGGCATCGGCACTGCGAAACGGTGTCATCGGTGCTGCGGCCCTGGACGTGTTGGACAGCGAACCGATGAAGGCGGACCATCCGCTGATGGGCCTGGACCGTTGCATCATCACGCCCCACGTCGCCTGGGCCACGGTCCAAGCGCGACGACGGTTGATTGACACGGTGACGGACAACGTTCGCCAATGGATCCATGGCGATGCGGTCAATGTCGTCAACTGA
- a CDS encoding TerC family protein, with the protein MDFASVSWLASGVQIASDAPLVSMESAIALFALTAMEIVLGIDNIVFIAIITGRLPQDKRSFARRFGLFLAMGMRILLLMMIGWLMGLEDALITLSDFVSFAGLGDWLAEHEEVNQVSGRDLILLVGGLFLMYTAVREIHHKIEGGELEHEIGNLPGDTGGSADGIDPPASGSGKITVGGVLFRIAFMDVIFSLDSVITAVGMASHIEIMVTAVIISVGIMIIFANQISDFVQQHPTVKMLALSFLILISVVLLSDAIGEPINKGYVYFAMAFSLCVEFLNLRMKTKRIRPSQGEGETGSLTSAAQ; encoded by the coding sequence ATGGATTTCGCAAGCGTTTCCTGGCTGGCGTCCGGTGTCCAAATCGCCAGTGATGCCCCACTGGTGTCGATGGAATCGGCCATCGCCTTGTTCGCGTTGACGGCGATGGAAATCGTCTTGGGAATCGACAACATTGTCTTCATCGCAATCATCACCGGTCGGCTTCCCCAGGACAAACGGTCCTTCGCGCGTCGGTTCGGGCTGTTCCTGGCGATGGGGATGCGGATCTTGCTGCTGATGATGATCGGCTGGCTGATGGGCCTGGAAGACGCCTTGATCACGCTAAGCGATTTCGTTTCCTTTGCCGGACTTGGTGACTGGCTGGCCGAACACGAAGAAGTCAATCAGGTTTCCGGTCGCGATCTGATCTTGCTGGTCGGCGGCCTGTTCCTGATGTACACCGCGGTCCGCGAGATTCACCACAAAATCGAAGGCGGCGAACTGGAACACGAAATTGGCAATTTGCCGGGTGACACAGGCGGTTCGGCCGATGGCATCGATCCGCCTGCATCCGGATCAGGCAAGATCACCGTCGGCGGCGTCCTGTTTCGGATCGCGTTCATGGACGTGATCTTTTCACTCGACAGCGTGATCACGGCCGTCGGCATGGCGTCGCACATCGAAATCATGGTCACCGCCGTGATCATCAGCGTCGGCATCATGATCATCTTTGCCAATCAGATCAGCGATTTCGTTCAACAGCACCCGACGGTGAAAATGCTGGCGTTGTCGTTCCTGATTCTGATCAGCGTGGTATTGCTAAGCGACGCGATCGGCGAACCGATCAACAAAGGCTACGTCTACTTTGCGATGGCGTTTTCGTTGTGCGTCGAATTTCTGAATCTACGCATGAAGACCAAACGCATTCGTCCCAGTCAGGGCGAAGGCGAAACGGGTTCACTAACGTCCGCGGCCCAGTAG
- a CDS encoding TSUP family transporter encodes MESLSEFLPLALILSVGVFVQSAAGFAAGLLIVPSLLWCGYSIPEAQTALLVATIPQNAWGVWKFRDCLTPKQIAWPGLGRLVFLPLGVWALQNLESVSITTLRQIVGGFVLTATLATIYFRPVPRARLHPGWAFLAFPLSGFFQGVVGMGGPAMVFWVQAHDWDTRQIRGFLFGMYLISLAPALTVLYLFFGDRIIGPGIAAAALTPWLIVVTNLGLRFGTRLGRQRLRVLTLGLLLMLGVSGLASPWLR; translated from the coding sequence ATGGAATCGCTTTCCGAATTCTTGCCGCTGGCGTTGATCCTTTCGGTCGGCGTATTCGTTCAGTCCGCCGCCGGTTTTGCCGCGGGGCTGTTGATCGTCCCCAGCCTTCTGTGGTGCGGTTACAGCATCCCCGAAGCGCAAACGGCATTGTTGGTCGCGACGATTCCACAGAATGCTTGGGGCGTTTGGAAATTCCGCGACTGTTTGACGCCTAAACAAATCGCGTGGCCGGGGCTGGGGCGGTTGGTGTTTTTGCCCTTGGGCGTCTGGGCGCTTCAAAATCTGGAATCGGTGTCGATCACGACGCTTCGCCAGATCGTCGGCGGATTCGTCCTGACGGCCACCTTGGCGACGATCTATTTTCGTCCTGTCCCGCGGGCTCGTCTTCACCCCGGCTGGGCGTTCCTGGCGTTTCCACTGTCGGGCTTTTTTCAGGGCGTCGTCGGCATGGGTGGCCCGGCGATGGTGTTCTGGGTCCAGGCCCACGACTGGGACACGCGTCAAATCCGCGGTTTTCTGTTCGGGATGTATCTGATCAGCTTGGCCCCCGCGTTGACGGTTCTGTATTTGTTTTTCGGCGACCGAATCATCGGCCCGGGAATTGCGGCGGCCGCATTGACGCCCTGGCTGATCGTGGTGACCAATTTGGGGCTGCGATTCGGCACGCGACTGGGACGCCAGCGTTTGCGAGTGTTAACGCTGGGGCTGTTGTTGATGTTGGGGGTGTCGGGGCTGGCATCGCCGTGGCTGCGGTGA
- a CDS encoding ABC transporter ATP-binding protein, which produces MPRKNGLRPDHSARHSHFMPQVQLSAVRFDYPDPAPTASGLLSGIDLDIDDGQYVCLVGNSGSGKSTLLRLIAGLLRPDAGIIRIGGVDVDGVPPHRRDVAMVFQGDALYPHLSVARQLSVGRAQTNVRDSTRLSDIVRSTRIEGLLDRFADGLSGGELKRVGLAKALIRNAGVRLLDEPLSGIDASHRQSLADILIEVHQRGGGVTLHVTHDGQEAVRVADSIAVLHDGRIVQRDNPEVLLDKPEHRATCRLLTPWGLNEFAFTPASKSRSNQIQLSKLPDQDMNTAPTVCILPQAVSVECIESSSTPANVPATLQRVGGDRWAIVGNLVRRASNRFTVSLPIHTHDRSDEAGTKALLRFTVADHDGSMKSAEPGRTVRMVFADDAVHFFDADGWRQDVH; this is translated from the coding sequence ATGCCACGTAAAAATGGCCTAAGACCGGATCACTCCGCCCGACACTCACATTTTATGCCACAAGTCCAGCTTTCCGCCGTTCGATTCGACTATCCGGATCCTGCCCCCACCGCATCGGGGCTGTTGTCGGGAATCGATTTGGACATCGACGACGGCCAGTATGTCTGTCTGGTGGGCAACAGCGGGTCCGGAAAATCGACGCTGTTGCGGTTGATCGCTGGGTTGCTCCGTCCCGACGCGGGCATCATTCGCATCGGCGGAGTCGATGTCGACGGTGTGCCCCCCCATCGCCGCGACGTCGCAATGGTGTTTCAGGGCGACGCTTTGTATCCCCATCTGTCCGTCGCCCGACAACTGTCGGTCGGTCGAGCCCAAACAAACGTACGCGATTCGACACGACTTTCCGACATCGTTCGGTCCACCCGCATCGAAGGTTTACTGGACCGGTTCGCCGATGGGCTTAGCGGTGGTGAACTGAAACGAGTCGGGCTGGCCAAAGCGTTGATCCGCAATGCGGGTGTGCGATTGCTGGATGAACCCCTGTCGGGAATCGATGCGTCGCACCGACAGTCGCTGGCAGATATTTTGATCGAGGTCCACCAACGCGGCGGCGGCGTGACGCTGCACGTGACGCATGACGGACAGGAAGCCGTGCGAGTCGCGGATTCCATCGCTGTCTTGCATGACGGCCGTATCGTTCAAAGAGACAACCCCGAAGTGCTGCTGGACAAGCCCGAACACCGCGCGACCTGTCGGCTGTTAACACCGTGGGGCCTGAATGAGTTTGCGTTTACACCTGCGTCTAAAAGCAGATCGAATCAAATCCAGCTGAGTAAGTTGCCCGACCAAGACATGAATACCGCGCCGACCGTTTGCATCTTGCCCCAAGCGGTTTCGGTCGAGTGCATCGAATCGTCATCGACGCCGGCAAACGTTCCAGCAACGTTGCAACGCGTCGGCGGGGACCGATGGGCGATCGTCGGGAACCTGGTTCGTCGTGCCTCAAACCGCTTCACGGTATCGCTGCCGATTCACACGCACGACCGCTCAGACGAAGCCGGAACAAAAGCACTTCTTCGTTTTACCGTCGCCGACCATGATGGATCGATGAAATCGGCCGAGCCCGGTCGCACCGTGCGAATGGTATTCGCCGACGACGCGGTGCATTTCTTTGACGCCGATGGATGGCGACAAGACGTCCATTGA
- the msrB gene encoding peptide-methionine (R)-S-oxide reductase MsrB gives MQRKSLFSILSAAAIVAVLTGVWGSVGSRAVLAQDSDSSRKQSGVAEEKAKPYRPKSKAQLRRELSPIQYNVTQNEGTEPAFQNRYWNNKREGQYECVVCGQPLFTSKTKFKSGTGWPSFFAPLSPDSVGTKKDWKLFYTRVEVHCSRCKAHLGHVFEDGPRPTGLRYCMNSASMNFVDQATLDRRKAEQDAAEKKAAESEGSDSTETSDEASAADDQ, from the coding sequence ATGCAGCGCAAATCGCTTTTCTCGATTTTGTCAGCCGCCGCCATTGTGGCCGTTTTGACCGGGGTTTGGGGATCGGTCGGTTCCCGGGCGGTGTTGGCACAGGATTCCGATTCGTCACGAAAGCAGTCCGGTGTGGCGGAGGAAAAGGCCAAGCCGTATCGCCCGAAGTCCAAAGCACAACTGCGACGCGAACTGTCGCCGATCCAGTACAACGTCACGCAGAACGAAGGCACCGAACCGGCATTCCAGAACCGGTATTGGAACAATAAACGCGAAGGCCAGTACGAATGCGTCGTTTGTGGTCAACCTTTGTTTACCAGCAAGACGAAATTCAAATCGGGAACCGGATGGCCCAGCTTCTTTGCACCGCTTAGCCCCGATTCGGTGGGGACCAAAAAGGATTGGAAGCTGTTCTACACCCGCGTGGAAGTCCACTGCAGCCGCTGCAAGGCTCACCTGGGACACGTGTTCGAAGACGGCCCACGGCCGACTGGTTTGCGCTACTGCATGAACAGCGCTTCGATGAATTTTGTCGATCAAGCGACGCTGGATCGACGCAAGGCTGAACAGGATGCGGCGGAGAAGAAGGCGGCCGAGTCTGAAGGTTCAGATTCCACCGAAACGTCCGACGAGGCATCCGCTGCGGACGACCAATAG